The window AACAACGACAAGGCcgcaagtcccaactatttggggccgACTACATTGATTTTTTGTCACAAttaaaatatgtaaaaaaaatggctgtatttaaatgaatcattatTTATGAGGTTCATCTGATTATTTTCATAGTTTGCAGGGAAATGTGGATGGAAAGATGGATTCAGTGTTTCCAATTTGTCAAATCAGCATATCATGGTTGATACAAGTTCATATATTCTTGGCACTCTCCACAGCATCCAGTTTAGGTATATTTTCAGTTCTTGATATGTCAAGGTGTTCATCCCCATGAAGTTCCTCAACCATCTAAAGTTTCTCTCTCTTGGGTACTTTATTAGATCAGAGTTGTACAATACTGGATCTTTATGAGCAAACAAATGATCTAACTCATTCACAACATAATTTCTTCAGAGAAGAAGCTAAAACATAACACAGTTCATCTCTATGTCAAGATTCAGGTCTAGCTTTACCTGTGTACCCTAATATTAACATGATAATTTGGCATTCTGATCCAGTTAGCACAGCAGAAGATAGaaaccaaaattttcttaatgcTGTTGTCCACAAATATTAGAATTTATTGTACTTTCATTGATTGGCAATTGAAATGTTTCGTTTGCCTTCTATAAAATTacataaatctacatattttatgACACAGCTTCAAAGTAAGCATGCAGCACATGAATATTATTTGCACATTATAATTTCTTGAAGCTAGATCGATCATCTACTCGCTTGGAAGGACCTGACATGCTTACCGAAATCCCACCGTGCCTGAACCAGAGCGATCCTGGAATTGTACATGAGGAAGGGTATAGTTCTCATGAGGAAATCAGATTCTGGTTGGAAATCAGCATCAAAGATGGCAACATAATCACATTGTTGGGCATACGTTTGCTCCATTCCTTTCTTTAGAGCTCCTGCTTTGTATCCCTTCCTGTTTTCTCTGACCTCATAAGCTATGTTGATGCCTTTGCTTGCCCAAGTTCTGCATTCCTGCTCCACCAAGTTCTACAGTGAAAGAAACAGAAGCATTATAATTGAAATTGCACTCATAACATGAGCTCATTTGGACGATAAGATAAAAAGTGTTGAGTGGATTCAAGTGGCAAATAATAGTCAGAATCTAGCAAGATAAAAATCATCGGATGATAACATCACATGTTTGACTCAGTACCAACTTCTCTTCTCTTGCCTTTTTCCAGTAACCATGAATGTAAAACTGCCAAATAGACTTTAGTCGGGACATTTGACACATTTGTATTATATATGCATTGTTAACTATAAAGCAACTCCGTTACTAGTCTTTCTCACTTAGAATTTATAGATCTCATGAAGATCACAATTTAGTCTTTCTCACTCAAACGTAGAATTCCAACATTTCGATTCTTTTACTCTTGAGTAGATTGTCAACTCATGTTCCACCATAAAACCATGTCAAATTTTGTAGCAATACTTATCTGTAATTAAAGGTATGGGAGCAAGTTGACAAAAGTTAAGGGACCCATTTGAAGATTGATTCATAATTCAAACACTGAAGTCTGTGGGTTACCTGAACGAACACCCACCTACTGCCCAACTTTTGACTGACCAAAAGAAAACAGCAGAGTTGAGGTTCCCCCAACACGACAGAACATGCCATCTGTTATAAATGGTTGTACTGATCTCCGGGGGCCTGCCCCTGTACACTGTTCAAGACCAAGCAATCtcaatgatctctctctctctctctctctctctctctctctctctctctctctctctctcatgcggaCCACCTTCTCCTAGCTCAACTTGTCAGGAAAACCTCAAAAATAATCAGACATGGCATCGTCAAGAAATCAGGGTGGAGAAGGTAATCAGATCTGATGACTTCATTTAGAATTGCAGCTTCAGGGCAGGGTCCCATGCCATTACCAGATGCTCCCATTCTAATCTAGGCAGAGTGCCAACTGGAATGCACCTCCAACAACAGCTACTGGACAAATCAAGATTTGAAACTCGATGTTTCCCCTTTCTATTTTGGGTGCTGATGAGGCTGGGAAAAGTTCATGAGCACCATTTGATCCCGGAGAAGATAGAGCTTAGCTGTGCTGCAGAATCATGTAGACTGTGATGGAGATTGGAGGAAGTCTGGTTACCTTGATCATGGGGTCGGTGGAGTCATCGAGAACTTGGATGATGATCCTATCTGGAGGCCATGTGAGAGCGCATGCTGCTCCGATAGATAGCTTGTAGACCTGCAATTTCACAGACACGGTAAGAAGGGCAGATCTCAAAGGGAAAGGAAGAATCAATTGACCGCTTGAGGTGAGCAGAGTGCGAGAGACAGAGACCACCATCTACCTCTTTCTCATTGTACATGGGGATCTGGACGAGCACCATGGGGTAGGCCAAGCTCCCCAGCTCCTCATCCCCTGTTATAGGCTCCCACCTGTAGCGCTTCTCCGGCGTCCGGTGGAGCAGCTTCACGCCGAGGCTCACGGCGCTCATGTACATGGCCTCCAGCATTAGCATCACCGACATGACCAGGCACAGAAGGATCGCCACTCGCAGCGCCGGCGCGATCGCCCTTTTCCGCACCTCCACCAAAACGGCCTCTAAATGCTCGGGCGAGAACTCGCTCAAGGACTCTACGAACTCAAAGATCGACGAGCGGAGAGAAGGGGGCAGCTTCACTGTGACGCGTAAGAGCAcgtgaggaagaggaggaggaggcgaagaaGTCGTGAAAACTGCACATGTAAATACCTGCGGAGAGGAGGGTGGAGGTCCGGTTAACCAAAGCGTCGAGAGCGAAGACATTGGTGGTTGCATGGGCGGCGGCAGACGGGAGAGAGAAGGTGGAGGCGGCCAGAAGAGCAACAAGAACGGCACCCGACATAGCCATCGCTGCCATGACAGCTACTGCGCTCTCCAAATGAGGCGATCAGGAACAGGTAGCAGAACCCATCTCCATCGTTGGCTCATAATATATTCCTGCACGGTGAAGTCATGGGGAGCGCCCCAAACACGCACGCACGACAGTGGCCAAAGGTGGGCGTCGCCGTGAACAGCGCAAGCTTTCCATTGGCCAACTTGCGGTGTGGGTGTGTGGCTTGGCACACTCGACTCGGCTCCATGAATGATCATGTACTCCGAGGGGAAAGCTAGCAACGTGTTTGGTGTTTTCTCTTCGGTATCTGTGTGACGGTAACGTAGTAAAATATGATGGGCTTTCTCACCGTGCAGGATCCAACCAGTGAGAGGAGGTCCTCGGTTGCCGCCCAGGGCATCGAGACCATTGATTGCTGCTGCGTCCTTCTTGCGATGCGTGAGAATCCACTGTGTGTTcgtgtgagtgagagagagattgAGAGAGCAGAGACGAGACGCTTCTCGGGCCAGTGAGGGCAGAGCCGAAACGCTTCGTCTCCATCCCTCACCGACAGAGACGCAGGTCACCGGACTCGCGTCCCATGGTGCCGTGAGTTAATTCGTATCTCAAAGTGTGCCGTGAAACATGTAGGTGTTCCCAATGGTATAAAATGGATACTGCATACATTTTCAGTGATGTCAATGGTAAAAGATTCATATActtaatcataaataattaaaatttataattttattattattatatatttatttaattttcataTCTCAAAGATACTTTTGATGATCTAGGAAGCTTGTTGCACTATCATAACATGTCAAAGTAGTTTAGAAAAAATCAAGCGTATAAAATGACATTGTCCTAATACGTGTGAGGTCAGATTCTAAACTTTTATAATAATTAGTGACGTTGTATAACATACAatcatatcaaaataatttatttttaatcgtACGAGTAACGAATCGATATATGATGAGCGAAACATGAGAGTTTAGAAACGAATAATTTCTCGTAAGTTTTGCATTCCTATTGATAATAATTAGAGAATTAACTGTCAAtgaattaatatatttatttaacatTAGTCATTAAAATCTCATAAGAGTATAACTAAAAATAACGAATGATTATTTATCATCCTGTACAATTTCTACATGTAATGACAAGCATCAACGTGATAATGGATAATAGAATTGTGACGATATTGCCGAGTCCCATTACTCCACGGTGGGACTTAAATGGTGTTCAAGAATAACTTGGATGACATGTCGCCGTTATTTCCATGATGTGATGGCTTCATAGAAGACAATCTTGTGGAGGCAGAAGGATAGAGAAGAGAGGTTCGTGCCTCGAGGTGATAATTGGTATCATCCATAAaagagggaagagagagagagagagaaataatttGGGAGTTTGAACTTTGTGTGTTTATGATTGTAGGGGACCAACCAACCTCCAATCAATTATGAAGGTAATGACACATGTTattatagttttgaattattataGTTTGGATGAGGTTTCAAGTTCTCGATTTTTCATACATCTTTCATCagattattcttttttatgttgATTTTTTTAAGCGTTAAATACATTTCGACGAAGTTTCAAATCCGCCATTTTTGATAATTGGGTATAATGCCAAACTAATATTtcagatatttttataatttggatgaGGTTTTAAATCCTCTGTCTTTTACggatatatttaatattatatatatataaatatgcatgATAAGATTTTGAATCTTCCTAAATAGATATGATACATTACCGATAGATTAGTATTTAGGGTGTATGATATGTCGAATAAGATCGGATTTggtataaagatttttttttctttctcaatcaTTCTCTATCAAATAAGAGTAAAACTAAAATATCTCTtccttaaaaatttatatttttatattttttttataacaaaCACCTCAGGATTTGTACACGCAAAATGTACTTTTAAAATAATCATTGCATCATCAAGTATATGGAGATAGTTTAACCTTTGGTGCAAGATCCTAACTTATACGATAATAAGTTTTGATGAGCTAGGATTGTTATGATTACGATCGTTGTTTATCGAGACATGAGTCGTAAGTTATTAACTTTTTTAATCTTTTGATAttagataaatataaaaaatatttctcttCGTAATATTATCATCACAACATACAAAATTTAGCAAATACATATCACACACCACATCATACGAAAACcaagtcataaattattaaaatatattattttttactacATGAATGATAAAACAAATAATGCATGAAGCGACATAATCTTACCACTCGAGAGCTCTATTCAATCTTGTGTCATCCGAGGGTTTTCAAAGTACTAAACCGGTTGattcaagaaaatatttttaactaTTCAAGAGAGCGACAAGTGAGCGGATGATGATCGAAGCGTAAAGTAAGAATGTCCTACTACTTAGAAGCTTCATCCGATCTTTTGCCACTTGGGACTTGTAGAACGTTAAGATAGTTGACTTTTCACATCTATAGCACAACtcgaaaattatttattttttaaaacaatCTAAATTAGGATAAAAGTCTACACTATAAATAAGGAAGTGGTATTATGAGCACCAATATTTTTATACTGTTTTTAATCTTTGAATGTCTTGTTAGGTAATCTATATTCAGTTAGGGAATCAATTTTCCGATCGTaatcattttataatattttcccATGATAAATGTTTTAGTCATGaagaattaaatatataatatgggATGGGTGTTAAACGACAGTTCAAGGATCCATTTCATCTTCCTTTTAAAACTCCACACATCATTCCATCGTTTACTTAATTAATGACTCAAAAGATTTCTTATCTGACCCAAAGATGTTATCTTATTGTCATCAACTTGTTGTAAATAATTCATTATATTTAAGAACTCATCAACTTGTCATAAACAATTCATTATAATTATATTTGAGAACTCTTCCGCTCTCAATCacaaatatgatattattattattattattattatataatcggTTAATTTGGTATTTATTTTGTCAGTTTTTTTATCGGTAACGCACATATCTCAAAGCAAATCAGATACTAAGTAAGATTGCTTGTCTGCTGCGAAAAATAGGTAAAGACCAAAGAACGTGATGGATATTTGATCTGAATTGGGCTTAAAGGACGTGTGACTCTTAACTTTGTAGGTCATACGAGTAATGGCTTTCTTATTAGCTGGAATCGAATCATTCATTGCGTTAGCTCAGTAAGTGGTGGGTGGGGCAAATGGATTGCAGTGTTCAAGTTTGCTTCCTGTGAAGAAGACAATGCCAACACACccaaataagtcaaaatcaaCATCATTGCTGACGTGGACTATCTTCGACGAATAATGTATTCGACTCCCCTTTTCGTaagtacttttttttttcattcgatTAATTATAAAATCTGAACCACGTCAtcaagacaataaccacctcataaattCATAAATATGATATTGTATATAATCAGAAACAAATTAATATTCATCGTGTATATtcgtatcattacacaaattaaacttaacaatcTAAAATTTGACTCGAACAATTGCCCATCTCAATGAGGTGGTGATGATTTGGTCCGGAGAGGAGAGAGACAATGAGGCGGTGATGAACCGACGCGATGTCCAACCTCAGAATTCTGCTGTTTAGTTGAACTGCATCACCCTGAAAGCTCTGTGAGCAATTCACACCTTGCACAGTAGCTCACAGAGGTATGAGCTTCTCCAGTAGAGACAGCAGCTGTGCAGCATTTATCGCATTAATGGTGTCAATGCTCTAGATATCCAACATCATGGCTTTGTGAGCCAcacagagagagaagagagagatagagagagtgcCAAATGTTTTCTACTTTGCAGCCAACAGagctagagagagagaaaatggtTTCCACATTGCAGCCaacagagagagagggaggtaCTTGTGATTGGTTGAGTTCATGATAGCTTACCTCTctctctcattgaacatgggaatCTGGACGAGGACCATGGGATAGGTAAGAGAACCCAACTCCGCATCCTGTGACAGTGGCACCCACTTATAGATCTTCTTCGGCGTCCGCCGGAGAAGATGCTGAATTCCTGAGTTCTGTGGAAGATGCTGAATTCCTGCAAAGAATATGATGGCATGAAGACTTGGGAACAATGTTGAGATGATTGAAGGGGATAAAGTCAATATATTAAGAGTGTTTGTTTCCTTGAAAGAGTCCTCGTTAACAGTAAAGACAAGGACACCAATTACTGAAGGAGTACATCGGTGGGTATACGATAAGTAAGCAGGCCCGTTGCACATCCGGCCGCAGTGAATGCAGGGCAGCTGTATGATAATATTCCTCACAGAACCATGTTGCTTGCTCCGGTCAGCTATGGCATGTCCACCGCTGCCTGCCGCACTGGGGAATCCACTTGGGCCGCCGACAATTTCCTCATCATGATGCGGACAAAGAAGTACGTGTTGTTGGATGTTTTGGTCAGTGGGCTTTCCTCGTTTGTATCCATCCTATATTTGGGCTTTCACAGCCAATCCAATCTTGGGGAGGGAACAGTTACAAGTAGCCGTTGAGATTTTAAACCCAAAGCCACTATATATATAAATGGCCGAACTCTTCGAACCCGTCCATCTTGAGAACAGCAATGGAGCCAACCGTCGAACACTTCGAAGGCCCGTACTCCTGCCCGTGCTCCCCACGGTCAACGTCGCCGACGTCGGCAGGCGGCGGTCGTAGGAAGAGGGCAGTGGCAAGAGGCATGCAGAAAACCCTCTCCAAGACCTCCATGCTCGTCAACTTCCTCCCCACCGGCACCCTCCTCACCTTCGAGCTGCTGCTCCCCTCCGCCTCCGGCGACGGCTCGTGCTCCCCGGTGAGCACGCTGATGATCGAGACCCTGCTCGGCCTCTGCGCCCTCTCCTGCTTCTTCTTCCACTTCACCGACAGCTTCCGCGGCCCGGACGGGAAGGTCTACTACGGGTTCGTCACCCCGCGGGGCCTCGCGGTCTTCAAGTCCGGCCTGGGGGTGGACGTGCCCCAGGACGAGCGGTTCCGGATGGGGTTCGTGGACTTGGTCCATGCGCTCATGGCGGCCATGGTGTTCGCGGCCATCGCGCTGTCCGATCACCGCGTCACCAACTGCCTCTTCCCGGGGCATGCCAAGGAGATGGATGAGGTGATGGAGAGCTTTCCGCTGATGGTGGGGGTGGTGTGCAGTGGGCTCTTCCTCGTCTTCCCCAACACACGCTATGGTATAGGCTGCATGGCCACATGAATCAGATCAATAACGTGGACGGCTACTGATCCATCTCATTGTTTGACCACACAATTTTCGTTGAATTCCACTTTTTGGTGTGATTAATCCAAGTGATTTTTCATGATAAAGTGTCGGTATTGGTATTATATGTATGTTAATTTCGTACATTAACAGTAGAAAATGACGATTATTAACCCGAGATGAGCAATATTTTAAAGCAATTAGactattaattaatattatttctcCAATTTTTTATTTAGTGGTTTGATCCGTTTCCGGTTGGGATGGTTTTGATTGTGGTTCGGCGAGCAATGCCCCCAGCATGATGTGGATCGCCTGTTTGGCTTCAGATGTAGAACACAGTCTTTTTGCCACAGATTCAGATGACATGGATGAATGGGTTTACTTGAGGGCTACATGTATGTGTTTCCTGTTATAGTCTATACAGGCGATTTCTATAGAAAACTTACGGCCGTCAAGTAACGGACGCACGAGATGACCGCTCCTCCCTGGGGCATTAAAGTCCACGTCATCACGGCGTTCTCCACCCGCAGCATATAACAATATGGACGTCCTCGTCGTCGCAACCCGTGGCGAGGTCTCCAGGTTTGggccatttctctctctctctctctctctctctctctccttccttccGCTCTCGAATGTTTTTGTCCGATCGTTTATTTTCTCGTCGATCCTTCTCCTTTGATGGATTGCCTGGAAGAAACCCTTCAATTTGGTCTCCTTTTTGTAGAAATTGGCTGTTCACGAGGCCTCTTTGGAGCGAGTGGATCTTCCTTGGGCTCCAAAACGCGATCTTTCTGGTGTCCATCGCCGAATAGGTTATCTTTCTGAGCCTTTAGGTTGTTTGTTCTCTCTTTTGCCATGGATTATTGTTGTAGTTGTTGATTAGATTCGAGGTTTGTTCCTTGAAATGCCGGAACATTTAGGGTTTCTTTGGGAGAGATCCGTCGTTGTGACGTAGCTTTTTCTTTGTGATTCCGCGGACTTCGTTGAAATTTAGGGCTTCGCACTTTGTAGGTCTCGCTGGAAGACAATCGAGGTTCTTAATTTTGAAGATTTCCTTATTTCCTTGGTGCTGATTGCTTCTTTTTCTTATAGCGCGGTGCGTGTGTTGAAATGTTCGTGCAGGAAGGTCAATCCGGCTATATATACATTAACAGAGTGTCGATCATGTTGCATAATTATAGAAAAGGAGTCTTTTGAGCGTGGCTTGTTGCATTATCCCGGTGGTTAAGAATTCGCAATGGGAGACCATGTAGTAGTTCAGCTGGATCGTCTCATAAAGCCCGAGACTGTTGACGCGACAAGAGAAAATGGGCATCCAGAGTCGAATCCGTCTGCTCCATCTTTTTCGCAGGTGATTTCTGGCTTTGATAGGGACAAGGAGGATCACAAGGCGGCTGATGAAGGGGAGCCGCTCATTCAGACAGTAGAATGTCGCATATGCCAGGAAGAGGATCAGATCAAAAATCTTGAGACACCATGTGCTTGTAGCGGTAGTCTGAAGGTCAACATTTTAGCTTTCTTCCCTCAGCAGCTCGCCTTTTAAATCCTCCGACTGCTTTTTTATTCTGGCCTTTTCGTTATATATGATTCGTGTGCTAGTGGAGTTAATCTTGCATCTTTCGGCCATCTGCAGTATGCACATAGGACATGTGTGCAACGCTGGTGTAATGAGAAAGGAGATATAATTTGTGAGATCTGCCATGAGGTGGGTTGAATATTTTTCCATTTGCTGATGAAAGTTTTCTGTTTTGATTTTCTTTGTAGTGCCGCATTGTATGTTTTCTTATGAAAGTTTGCTGTCTTTTCTTTTGCTTATCATTTTGTGGTCCTCTATACATGGTTCCATGTGCTCTGCTCTCTTTACCATCGAAAAGAAAGGAGTTGTGTTGTGTGTCTTTAATTTTGTGAACGGTAGCATCTTACATGTATCTGATTTCTGTAGCCTGCTTTAAGGATTACTTTGCATTTGGTTTTCTGAGCAAGTTTATATATACTGGGAAAGTTAGGATTCATAATATTTGCTACTAGATCTTAATCTGGAAATTCCTCCACTACATGCAGTCATACAAGCCTGGATACACTGTGCCACCACGGGTTAATCCAGAA of the Musa acuminata AAA Group cultivar baxijiao chromosome BXJ2-10, Cavendish_Baxijiao_AAA, whole genome shotgun sequence genome contains:
- the LOC103969806 gene encoding protein DMP8-like, producing the protein MEPTVEHFEGPYSCPCSPRSTSPTSAGGGRRKRAVARGMQKTLSKTSMLVNFLPTGTLLTFELLLPSASGDGSCSPVSTLMIETLLGLCALSCFFFHFTDSFRGPDGKVYYGFVTPRGLAVFKSGLGVDVPQDERFRMGFVDLVHALMAAMVFAAIALSDHRVTNCLFPGHAKEMDEVMESFPLMVGVVCSGLFLVFPNTRYGIGCMAT